Part of the Methanothermobacter sp. MT-2 genome is shown below.
ATCATATCATCCGAATTGATTGGAATGGACGCAGAATACCTAGAAGACATCGACCTCATACTAAAAGAAATAGATGGAACAGAAAACCTCTCAAACCTCGGAGGGAACACCATAGTAGCGGTTTCAATGGCAGCAGCCAAAGCAGCCGCATCATCATACAACCTCCCATTATACAAATTCCTTGGAGGCAACTTCGCGACAAGCATACCCTACCCCTTAGGAAACATGATAAACGGAGGAGCCCACGCAGGAAAACACGCCCCAGACATCCAAGAATTCCTAGTAATACCCAAAGGCGCCAAGAACATACAAGAAGCAGTATTCGCAAACTCAAAAGTCCACGCAAGAATAAAAGAACTAATACAAGACAAAGACCCAGAATTCACAGGAGGAAAAGGCGACGAAGGCGGATGGGCCCCCAAAATATCAAACTATGAAGCCCTAGAAATACAATCAAGAGCCTGTGAAGAAATAGGAGACGAAACAGGCATAGAAATAAGACCATCATTAGACTTCGCGGCTACAGAACTCTGGAACCCCAAAGAAGAAAAATACATCTACAAACAAGAAAACATAAAACGCGACACAGGAGAACAAATAGAATTCGTCAAAGAACTAATAGAAACCTACAAAATGTTCTTCATAGAAGACCCACTACACGAATCAGAATTCCAAGGATTCGCCCAACTAACAAAAGAAGCAGGCGACAAATGCATAATCTGCGGCGACGACATCTTCGTAACAAACAACAAAATACTCAAAAAAGGAATAGAAATGGGCGCCGCAAACGCAATAATCATAAAACCCAACCAGATAGGAACACTAACAGACACCTACAAGACAGTAAAACTAGCAAAAGAAAACAATTACACCCCAGTAGTGTCTCACAGATCAGGAGAAACAACAGACGAAACCATAGCCCACCTAGCAATAGCATTCTCAGCACCCATCATAAAAACCGGAGCCATAGGCGGTGAAAGAATAGCCAAACTAAACGAACTCATCAGAATACAAGAAGAAATACCCTACGCCAACATGGCAAACCTACCAGACTACTAAAAAAAAAGAGGAGAAGGCTTAGAGGTGATTATACTTGGCAGAACTCTTAATCCCATTGGACAAATACCTAGCAGCAGGCCTACATATCGGCACACGACAAAAAACAGCCGACATGGAAAAATACATCTACCGTGTAAGATCAGACGGCCTCTACGTACTAGATATTAGAAAAACAAATGACAGGATCATAGCAGCCTCAAAATTCCTGGCAAAATATGAACCAGATGACATACTCGCAGTATCAACCAGACAATACGGGCAAAGACCCGTTAAAAAATTCGGAGAACTAACCGGGGCGAAAACAATCCCAGGCAGATTCATCCCAGGAACACTAACAAACCCAAACTTCCCAAAATTCATAGAACCAAAGGTGCTGCTCGCAACAGACCCCAGAGCAGACTCCCAAGCCATCATAGAAGCAAAACAAGTCAACATACCAGTAGTCGCCCTATGCGATACTGAAAACCTCCTAGGAAACGTGGACATAGCAATACCAGTGAACAACAAAGGCAGGAAAGCCCTAGCACTAGTCTACTGGTTACTCACAAGACAATTCCTAAGAGAAAAAGGCATGCTTAAAGAAGACGAAGAATTTGAGGTGCCCCCAACAGAATTTGAAGTAAGAATATGATGTGATCATATGAAAAGAAACCCTGCAGTAGCAGGAACATTCTATGAAGCCGACCCAGAAGCCCTTAAAAAAAGAATAGAATGGTGCTTCCACCACGAAATAGGCCCCGGCAAAATACCAAGAATAGGAGATAAAAGAGAACTAAAGGCTGTTATAGCACCACACGCAGGATACATCTACTCAGGGCCAGTAGCAGCCCACACATACCATGAAGTTGCAGCCGACGGCTTCCCTGAAACATTCATCCTCTTATGCCCAAACCACACAGGTATTGGTTCTGGAGTATCCATGATGACAAAGGGGGAATGGGTAACCCCAATTGGCTCTGTTAAAATCGATGAAGACCTTGCAGAGGAACTCTTAGAAGTCTCGGAGATAATAGACATTGATGAGTCAGCCCACCTAGGAGAACATAGTTGCGAAGTCCACATACCATTCCTACAATATTTCAGCCAAGATTTTAAGATAGTGCCGGTTTGTATGTGGATGCAAGACCTTGACACAGCAAAGGAAATAGGAAATAGTATAGCAGATGCAAGCCAGGGAAAGGATATTCTAATCATAGCAAGCACAGACTTCACACACTATGAACCAGCTGATGTCGCATATAAAAACGACCAGAAGGTGCTTGAAGCTATAGTATCATTAGATGAGAATAGAATGTATGAACGGATTTACCAGTTCAATGTTAGCATGTGCGGTTATGGTCCAGTAGCTGCTTCAATAGTCGCGGCCAGAAAAAAGGGAGCCTCTAAGGGCAAACTCCTTAAATATGCCACTAGCGGTGACATAACCGGGGACTATTCATCAGTTGTTGGATACGCCTCAGC
Proteins encoded:
- a CDS encoding 30S ribosomal protein S2P, whose amino-acid sequence is MAELLIPLDKYLAAGLHIGTRQKTADMEKYIYRVRSDGLYVLDIRKTNDRIIAASKFLAKYEPDDILAVSTRQYGQRPVKKFGELTGAKTIPGRFIPGTLTNPNFPKFIEPKVLLATDPRADSQAIIEAKQVNIPVVALCDTENLLGNVDIAIPVNNKGRKALALVYWLLTRQFLREKGMLKEDEEFEVPPTEFEVRI
- a CDS encoding MEMO1 family protein Mfer_0894, which encodes MKRNPAVAGTFYEADPEALKKRIEWCFHHEIGPGKIPRIGDKRELKAVIAPHAGYIYSGPVAAHTYHEVAADGFPETFILLCPNHTGIGSGVSMMTKGEWVTPIGSVKIDEDLAEELLEVSEIIDIDESAHLGEHSCEVHIPFLQYFSQDFKIVPVCMWMQDLDTAKEIGNSIADASQGKDILIIASTDFTHYEPADVAYKNDQKVLEAIVSLDENRMYERIYQFNVSMCGYGPVAASIVAARKKGASKGKLLKYATSGDITGDYSSVVGYASAIFK
- a CDS encoding 2-phosphoglycerate dehydratase, yielding METVIEDVRVRKILDSRGNPTIEVDVITWNGFGRAAAPSGASTGTREVVAFPEGGVDKVISELEDIISSELIGMDAEYLEDIDLILKEIDGTENLSNLGGNTIVAVSMAAAKAAASSYNLPLYKFLGGNFATSIPYPLGNMINGGAHAGKHAPDIQEFLVIPKGAKNIQEAVFANSKVHARIKELIQDKDPEFTGGKGDEGGWAPKISNYEALEIQSRACEEIGDETGIEIRPSLDFAATELWNPKEEKYIYKQENIKRDTGEQIEFVKELIETYKMFFIEDPLHESEFQGFAQLTKEAGDKCIICGDDIFVTNNKILKKGIEMGAANAIIIKPNQIGTLTDTYKTVKLAKENNYTPVVSHRSGETTDETIAHLAIAFSAPIIKTGAIGGERIAKLNELIRIQEEIPYANMANLPDY